A window from Solanum stenotomum isolate F172 chromosome 5, ASM1918654v1, whole genome shotgun sequence encodes these proteins:
- the LOC125863948 gene encoding uncharacterized protein LOC125863948, with translation MTNMKMWPKSTRSSIEPLEITPMPERPRKKRSKDSDEPSKKKFGKATRKGRKMKCSLSRNFGHNKKRCPIVKNGYTTRTARTATGGSSGATTSAASTGVTGGATGGATGESGGATTSAASIGVITGGSGGATTKRPATTSTASGGATTAATTTGGRAASISLNFASVAQPTSQFSTQQSTTSASGSNKSSKVKRGGANPGYKRPRTEKPKTAGFGVLFGANGSVIERSATTDKVLHCALLKSSVPTNIDLGYKPNGLRWKGGAAVTQRQLQEQSYKRATQSTPSTQDT, from the exons ATGACAAACATGAAGATGTGGCCCAAGAGCACAAGGTCATCTATTGAGCCACTTGAAATCACTCCTATGCCAGAAAGACCAAGGAAAAAAAGGTCTAAAGATAGTGATGAACCTAGTAAGAAGAAGTTTGGAAAGGCTACAAGGAAGGGGAGAAAAATGAAATGCTCTTTGAGCAGAAATTTTGGACATAACAAGAAAAGATGTCCAATTGTT AAAAATGGCTATACTACTAGAACTGCAAGAACTGCTACAGGTGGAAGTAGTGGTGCAACTACTTCAGCTGCTTCTACAGGCGTAACTGGTGGGGCTACTGGTGGTGCCACTGGTGAAAGTGGTGGTGCAACTACTTCAGCAGCTTCTATAGGTGTAATTACCGGTGGAAGTGGTGGTGCAACTACTAAAAGACCAGCCACTACTTCAACAGCTTCTGGAGGTGCAACTACTGCTGCAACAACTACTGGTGGACGTGCTGCAagtatttctttaaattttgcaAGTGTTGCTCAACCAACAAGTCAATTTAGTACTCAACAGTCAACTACTAGTGCTAGTGGCTCAAATAAAAGTAGCAAAGTTAAAAGAGGTGGTGCAAATCCCGGATATAAGAGGCCAAGAACAGAGAAGCCAAAAACAGCTGGTTTTGGTGTGCTATTTGGAGCAAATGGTAGTGTGATTGAGAGG TCTGCAACTACTGATAAAGTGTTACATTGTGCACTGTTGAAGAGTTCAGTGCCTACCAATATCGATCTTGGTTACAAACCCAATGGACTAAGGTGGAAGGGTGGAGCTGCAGTTACTCAAAGGCAGCTACAAGAACAAAGTTACAAGCGAGCCACTCAGTCCACACCAAGTACTCAAgatacataa